A genomic window from Nocardioides sp. BP30 includes:
- a CDS encoding acetyl-CoA C-acetyltransferase, with translation MSGNVIVAGARTPIGRLLGGLKGFSAADLGAIAIKAALEKSGVAPDQVDYVIMGQVIQAGAGQNPSRMASVGAGIPMSVPTMTINKVCLSGLNAIALADQLIRAGEVEIVVAGGMESMTNAPHLLPKSREGFKYGDVALVDSMAYDALYDQFTKQAMIDLTDGCNAARDNFTREEQDAFAAQSHQRAAAAQKNGVFDDEIVPVAIPQRKGDPIVISADEGVRADTTVETLAGLRPVTKGGTITAGSASQISDGAAAVVVMSKAKATELGLEWLAEIGAHGQVAGPDSSLQLQPAAATAKALAKEGIGAADLDLVEFNEAFAAVGIASARELGISEEKVNVNGGAIALGHPVGMSGTRVVLHLANELKRRGGGVGAAALCGGGGQGDALILRVPKA, from the coding sequence ATGTCCGGAAATGTCATCGTCGCGGGGGCCCGCACGCCGATCGGTCGTCTGCTCGGCGGCCTCAAGGGGTTCTCGGCGGCCGACCTCGGCGCCATCGCGATCAAGGCCGCGCTGGAGAAGTCCGGCGTGGCGCCCGACCAGGTCGACTACGTGATCATGGGCCAGGTGATCCAGGCCGGTGCGGGTCAGAACCCGTCCCGGATGGCGAGCGTGGGCGCCGGCATCCCGATGAGCGTGCCGACGATGACGATCAACAAGGTGTGCCTCTCCGGCCTCAACGCGATCGCGCTCGCCGACCAGCTGATCCGGGCCGGCGAGGTCGAGATCGTGGTCGCCGGCGGGATGGAGTCGATGACCAACGCGCCGCACCTGTTGCCGAAGTCGCGCGAGGGCTTCAAGTACGGCGACGTCGCCCTGGTCGACTCGATGGCCTACGACGCGCTGTACGACCAGTTCACCAAGCAGGCGATGATCGACCTGACCGACGGCTGCAACGCCGCGCGGGACAACTTCACCCGCGAGGAGCAGGACGCCTTCGCCGCCCAGTCGCACCAGCGTGCCGCCGCCGCGCAGAAGAACGGCGTCTTCGACGACGAGATCGTGCCGGTCGCCATCCCGCAGCGCAAGGGCGACCCGATCGTGATCTCTGCCGACGAGGGGGTGCGTGCCGACACCACCGTCGAGACCCTGGCCGGGCTGCGGCCCGTGACCAAGGGCGGCACCATCACCGCCGGGTCGGCCTCGCAGATCTCCGACGGTGCCGCCGCCGTGGTCGTGATGAGCAAGGCCAAGGCCACCGAGCTCGGCCTGGAGTGGCTCGCCGAGATCGGGGCGCACGGCCAGGTCGCCGGCCCCGACTCCTCGCTGCAGCTCCAGCCGGCCGCCGCGACCGCCAAGGCGCTGGCGAAGGAGGGCATCGGTGCGGCCGACCTCGACCTGGTCGAGTTCAACGAGGCCTTCGCGGCCGTGGGGATCGCGTCCGCCCGTGAGCTCGGGATCTCCGAGGAGAAGGTCAACGTCAACGGCGGCGCGATCGCGCTGGGCCATCCCGTCGGGATGTCGGGCACGCGCGTCGTCCTGCACCTGGCGAACGAGCTCAAGCGGCGCGGGGGCGGCGTCGGCGCGGCCGCGCTGTGCGGCGGCGGCGGACAGGGTGACGCCCTGATCCTTCGCGTGCCGAAGGCCTGA
- the mce gene encoding methylmalonyl-CoA epimerase, with the protein MSIQIPEHLFTAIDHVGIAVPDLDEAISFYEATFGLKEIHREVNEEQGVAEAMLAVGSTDSKIQLLAPLTPQSTIAKFLDKNGQGIQQLAYRVVDVEQVSEILRSRGVRLLYDAPRRGTSDSRINFVHPKDAGGVLIELVEPAENPGH; encoded by the coding sequence ATGAGCATCCAGATCCCCGAGCACCTGTTCACCGCCATCGACCATGTCGGCATCGCCGTGCCCGACCTGGACGAGGCGATCTCGTTCTACGAGGCGACGTTCGGTCTCAAGGAGATCCACCGCGAGGTGAACGAGGAGCAGGGCGTCGCCGAGGCGATGCTCGCGGTCGGATCGACCGACTCCAAGATCCAGCTGCTCGCGCCGCTGACCCCGCAGAGCACGATCGCGAAGTTCCTCGACAAGAACGGCCAGGGCATCCAGCAGCTCGCCTACCGCGTGGTCGACGTCGAGCAGGTCAGCGAGATCCTGCGTAGCCGTGGCGTGCGGCTGCTGTACGACGCCCCACGCCGTGGCACCTCCGACTCCCGGATCAACTTCGTCCACCCCAAGGACGCCGGCGGTGTCCTGATCGAGCTCGTCGAGCCGGCCGAGAACCCCGGCCACTGA
- a CDS encoding EamA family transporter, which yields MSRRDSLLAALVASVWGFNFVVIDWGMGGVPPLLFAAIRFTFVALPACFLVPRPQARWRTVAAVGIFMSLGQFGFLYASMHAGMPPGLAALVLQAQVVLTVVLAAGALRERPSVAQMAGVLLGALGLLIVGWGRGGHVPAGALLLCLAAAVSWAIGNVVSRAARISGGGLSLTVWSALVVPVPLLALSLVLDGPHAVGEGLQAFGWHAVLSTVYTTVLASLVGYGIFNTLLARNPSSAVVPWVLLAPVVAAATAWPLRGEVPNGAELAGGALLILGVLIAQGVLRRHAPRAVVARAEVSR from the coding sequence ATGAGCCGTCGTGACTCACTCCTCGCCGCACTGGTCGCCTCCGTATGGGGCTTCAACTTCGTGGTGATCGACTGGGGGATGGGCGGCGTGCCGCCGCTGCTGTTCGCGGCGATCCGCTTCACCTTCGTCGCCCTGCCGGCCTGCTTCCTGGTGCCGCGGCCGCAGGCACGGTGGCGGACGGTGGCAGCGGTCGGGATCTTCATGAGCCTGGGCCAGTTCGGCTTCCTCTACGCCTCGATGCATGCCGGCATGCCGCCGGGACTGGCGGCGCTCGTGCTGCAGGCGCAGGTGGTCCTCACCGTGGTGCTGGCGGCGGGAGCGCTGCGTGAGCGCCCGTCGGTGGCGCAGATGGCCGGGGTGCTGCTCGGCGCCCTCGGCCTGCTGATCGTGGGGTGGGGCCGAGGCGGTCACGTACCGGCCGGGGCGCTGTTGCTGTGCCTCGCGGCCGCCGTGTCGTGGGCGATCGGCAACGTCGTGTCCCGGGCCGCTCGGATCAGCGGCGGTGGTCTCTCGCTCACCGTCTGGTCGGCCCTCGTCGTCCCCGTGCCGCTGCTGGCGCTCTCGTTGGTCCTCGACGGCCCGCATGCCGTGGGCGAGGGGCTGCAGGCGTTCGGCTGGCACGCCGTGCTCTCCACCGTCTACACCACCGTGCTCGCCTCGCTGGTCGGCTACGGCATCTTCAACACCCTGCTCGCTCGCAATCCGTCCTCGGCTGTGGTGCCGTGGGTGCTGCTCGCCCCGGTGGTCGCCGCAGCGACGGCCTGGCCGTTGCGGGGAGAGGTGCCCAACGGCGCCGAGCTCGCCGGTGGCGCGCTGCTGATCCTGGGCGTGCTGATCGCGCAGGGCGTGCTGCGGCGGCACGCGCCCCGTGCGGTGGTGGCGCGCGCTGAGGTGTCGCGGTGA
- a CDS encoding LysR family transcriptional regulator, with translation MIDLDALVSLRAVATHGSVVAAAEALGFTPSAVSQQIKRLERSSGVPVLERVGRGVMLTRHGRHLVDRGTRLLADLEELEAGLHRQAATVAGDVRLTAFSTAMRGLVAPTLPPVLDAHPTLEVALAEREPWDTIDLVARGESDLGLVHSWGDVPLQIPDHVVATRIGTDLADVIMRADHPLARQPAVTPADLVDEGWIATPEGTICRQWLNRMYVGTGRLPRIAHVAMEFDSHLALVGAGLGIALVPRLGRATLAADLVAVRANDPVPTRSVLALHRRSMTDSPAITALLDALLEAGGRL, from the coding sequence ATGATCGATCTGGATGCCCTCGTCTCGCTGCGAGCCGTCGCCACCCACGGCTCGGTCGTCGCGGCGGCCGAAGCGCTCGGCTTCACCCCGAGCGCTGTCTCGCAGCAGATCAAGCGACTGGAGCGCAGCAGCGGCGTCCCCGTCCTGGAGCGGGTGGGGCGCGGCGTGATGCTGACCCGGCACGGCCGTCACCTCGTCGACCGCGGGACCCGTCTGCTCGCCGACCTCGAGGAACTCGAGGCGGGCCTGCACCGCCAGGCCGCGACGGTGGCGGGCGACGTCAGGCTGACAGCGTTCTCCACGGCGATGCGCGGGCTGGTGGCGCCGACCCTGCCGCCCGTCCTCGACGCGCACCCGACGCTCGAGGTCGCCCTCGCCGAGCGCGAGCCGTGGGACACGATCGACCTGGTGGCCCGCGGCGAGTCCGATCTCGGCCTGGTACACAGTTGGGGCGACGTACCGCTCCAGATCCCCGACCATGTCGTCGCGACCCGGATCGGCACCGACCTGGCGGACGTGATCATGCGCGCGGACCACCCGCTGGCACGGCAGCCCGCCGTCACGCCCGCGGACCTGGTCGACGAGGGCTGGATCGCCACCCCCGAGGGCACCATCTGCCGGCAGTGGCTCAACCGGATGTACGTCGGCACCGGCCGGCTGCCGCGCATCGCGCACGTCGCGATGGAGTTCGACTCCCATCTTGCCCTGGTGGGCGCGGGCCTGGGCATCGCGCTGGTACCGCGGCTGGGTCGGGCCACCCTGGCCGCCGACCTGGTCGCCGTACGGGCCAACGATCCGGTGCCGACCCGCAGCGTCCTGGCACTGCACCGGCGCAGCATGACCGACTCCCCTGCCATCACCGCGCTGCTCGACGCGCTCCTCGAGGCCGGAGGACGGTTGTGA
- a CDS encoding NUDIX hydrolase: MTDQPLTTVETVGDGVARIAWAATEPVDVVRREVASALLTHARVEALVDPEDAQAQRTATWSGMRREGLMRGVTIEGSAVDRIVYARLASDLPLQEPEGFRAILNSFLPRKRAIGQMLVRDGEDRVLLCQLTYKQDWDLPGGVVEVDESPRAGVTRELEEELGLTIPAGELLLTDWLPPWSGWEDALCLVFDGGVHDASLLERIVREEREIRSVAFKSLDEVRELAADFTTRRIESALARAHGHGSPFTESGRS, from the coding sequence ATGACCGACCAGCCGCTGACGACCGTCGAGACCGTCGGCGACGGGGTCGCGCGGATCGCCTGGGCCGCCACGGAGCCGGTCGACGTCGTACGCCGCGAGGTGGCCTCGGCGCTGCTCACCCACGCCCGGGTGGAGGCACTCGTCGACCCGGAGGACGCCCAGGCGCAGCGGACCGCCACCTGGTCGGGGATGCGACGCGAGGGACTGATGCGCGGGGTGACGATCGAGGGCTCCGCGGTGGATCGGATCGTCTACGCCCGCCTCGCCAGTGACCTGCCGCTGCAGGAGCCGGAGGGCTTCCGCGCGATCTTGAACTCGTTCCTGCCACGCAAGCGCGCGATCGGGCAGATGCTGGTGCGCGACGGCGAGGACAGGGTGCTCCTGTGCCAGCTGACCTACAAGCAGGACTGGGACCTGCCGGGTGGCGTGGTGGAGGTCGACGAGTCCCCGCGCGCCGGCGTGACCCGTGAGCTCGAGGAGGAGCTCGGCCTCACGATCCCCGCCGGTGAGCTGCTGCTCACCGACTGGCTGCCCCCGTGGAGCGGCTGGGAGGACGCCCTGTGCCTGGTCTTCGACGGTGGCGTCCACGACGCCTCGCTGCTCGAGCGCATCGTCCGCGAGGAGCGGGAGATCCGCTCCGTCGCGTTCAAGTCCCTCGACGAGGTCCGCGAGCTGGCCGCGGACTTCACCACCCGCCGGATCGAGTCGGCGCTGGCGCGAGCGCACGGCCACGGGTCGCCGTTCACCGAGAGCGGCCGGTCCTAG
- a CDS encoding arylsulfatase, with translation MAKQFAGVVNLDVRDSVPDWTPFRESAAPDGAPNVLLVLYDDTGLAAWSPYGGRIEMPTMQRLADNGLTYTQWHTTALCSPTRSCLLTGRNHHQNGFAQIAEGAQGFPGHTGHIPMENATIGEVLRENGYNTFWVGKNHNVPLDEWAMGATKRNWPLARGFDRFYGFIGGETNNWYPTLVEDNHYVEQPYLPEEGYHLSKDLADKAIGFIADSRTTAPDKPWYLWFCPGANHAPHHAPEDYIAKYAGQFDDGYEAYREWVLPRMIERGILPPDTELTSINPLPGEAAQPMDHVKPWDTLGEEERRLFARMAEVYAGFSEYTDAQVGRIVDYLEETGQLENTMIMYCADNGASGEGSPVGTVNENKFFNAYPEDLQQNLAMLDQLGSPDTYNHYPTGWATAFSTPFKMFKRYTYQGGVADPLIVSWPRGIEARGEVRNQYHHAVDIVPTILECAGLEMPDEVLGYAQTPLPGVSMKYSFAADGPTEKHIQYYEMMGTRALWHEGWHVVAQRAPQQGGDAKALVNDTWELYHSAVDRAEAHDLAAEHPDKVKELVNLWYVEAGKYDVLPLDNRSIADLVAAQPVAEIPEGGIYRYYPGTLPIPEFNAAEIRGRSFKILAQVEIADGDAHGVLLANGARFGGHSLFVKDRRLWYAYNFLGIPPEQQLSSPDELAPGQHVLGVEFTKESHGEHGEAVGTATLYVDDTAVAKAPWKTQPGHFALCGEGLSIGEDSADPVSKEYSSPFAFTGGRIRVVEINVGDDQYLDRERDFHAAMSRD, from the coding sequence GTGGCCAAGCAGTTCGCCGGAGTCGTCAACCTCGACGTGCGGGACTCGGTCCCGGACTGGACCCCGTTCCGGGAGTCGGCGGCGCCGGATGGCGCACCGAACGTGCTGCTGGTCCTCTACGACGACACCGGGCTGGCCGCCTGGTCGCCGTACGGGGGTCGGATCGAGATGCCGACGATGCAGCGGCTCGCCGACAACGGCCTGACCTACACCCAGTGGCACACCACCGCTCTGTGCTCGCCGACCCGCTCGTGCCTGCTGACCGGGCGCAACCACCACCAGAACGGCTTCGCACAGATCGCCGAGGGCGCGCAGGGCTTCCCCGGACACACCGGTCACATCCCGATGGAGAACGCCACCATCGGCGAGGTGCTGCGGGAGAACGGCTACAACACCTTCTGGGTCGGCAAGAACCACAACGTGCCGCTGGACGAGTGGGCGATGGGCGCCACCAAGCGCAACTGGCCGCTGGCCCGCGGGTTCGACCGGTTCTACGGCTTCATCGGCGGCGAGACGAACAACTGGTATCCAACGCTGGTCGAGGACAACCACTACGTCGAGCAGCCCTACCTGCCGGAGGAGGGCTACCACCTGTCCAAGGACCTCGCCGACAAGGCGATCGGCTTCATCGCCGACAGCAGGACGACCGCCCCGGACAAGCCGTGGTACCTGTGGTTCTGCCCGGGAGCCAACCACGCTCCGCACCATGCCCCCGAGGACTACATCGCGAAGTACGCCGGTCAGTTCGACGACGGCTACGAGGCCTACCGCGAGTGGGTGCTGCCCCGGATGATCGAGCGCGGCATCCTCCCTCCGGACACGGAGCTGACCAGCATCAATCCGCTCCCGGGCGAGGCCGCACAGCCGATGGACCACGTCAAGCCCTGGGACACCCTCGGCGAGGAGGAGAGGCGCCTGTTCGCTCGGATGGCCGAGGTGTACGCCGGCTTCTCCGAGTACACCGACGCCCAGGTCGGCCGGATCGTCGACTACCTCGAGGAGACCGGCCAGCTCGAGAACACGATGATCATGTACTGCGCCGACAACGGCGCCTCGGGCGAGGGCAGCCCGGTGGGGACGGTGAACGAGAACAAGTTCTTCAACGCCTATCCCGAGGACCTCCAGCAGAACCTCGCGATGCTCGACCAGCTGGGCTCCCCGGACACCTACAACCACTATCCGACGGGCTGGGCGACGGCGTTCTCGACCCCGTTCAAGATGTTCAAGCGCTACACCTACCAAGGTGGTGTCGCCGACCCGCTCATCGTCTCCTGGCCGCGAGGCATCGAGGCCCGCGGTGAGGTGCGCAACCAGTACCACCACGCGGTGGACATCGTGCCGACCATCCTGGAGTGCGCAGGACTGGAGATGCCCGACGAGGTCCTCGGCTACGCGCAGACACCGCTGCCCGGGGTTTCCATGAAGTACTCCTTCGCTGCGGACGGACCGACCGAGAAGCACATCCAGTACTACGAGATGATGGGCACGCGGGCGCTGTGGCACGAGGGCTGGCATGTCGTCGCCCAGCGCGCCCCCCAGCAGGGCGGTGATGCCAAGGCCCTGGTCAACGACACCTGGGAGCTGTACCACTCCGCGGTCGACCGGGCCGAGGCCCACGACCTGGCGGCGGAGCACCCCGACAAGGTCAAGGAACTGGTCAATCTCTGGTACGTCGAGGCCGGCAAGTACGACGTCCTGCCGCTCGACAACCGGTCGATAGCCGATCTGGTGGCGGCGCAGCCGGTCGCCGAGATCCCCGAGGGCGGGATCTACCGCTACTACCCGGGCACGCTGCCGATCCCGGAGTTCAACGCGGCGGAGATCCGGGGCCGCTCGTTCAAGATCCTCGCCCAGGTCGAGATCGCCGATGGTGACGCGCACGGCGTACTGCTCGCCAACGGCGCCCGCTTCGGTGGCCACAGCCTGTTCGTGAAGGACCGCCGGCTCTGGTACGCCTACAACTTCCTCGGCATCCCGCCCGAGCAGCAGCTCTCCTCGCCCGACGAGCTCGCCCCCGGTCAGCACGTCCTCGGGGTGGAGTTCACCAAGGAGAGCCACGGGGAGCACGGGGAGGCCGTCGGGACCGCGACCCTCTACGTCGACGACACGGCCGTCGCCAAGGCGCCCTGGAAGACCCAGCCCGGCCACTTCGCCCTGTGCGGTGAGGGACTCAGCATCGGCGAGGACTCCGCCGACCCGGTCTCGAAGGAGTACAGCAGCCCGTTCGCCTTCACCGGCGGCCGGATCCGGGTGGTCGAGATCAACGTCGGCGACGACCAGTACCTCGATCGCGAGCGCGACTTCCACGCCGCGATGTCGCGCGACTGA
- a CDS encoding co-chaperone YbbN, producing the protein MTQQPFSRPGAIDLGALKRPAQPAAGGAPGGVPGSALGSGQAGGVTGGTPATGGSAYSVELSRDNFQTTLEASMTAPVLLMFYSATRMPESATMAHDLRQLSDEFEGRFLVGLVDIDAAPEIAQAMQIPSIPLLVGVIDGRPQPLLQDIVPIEELRTMLTQVSQQLTVSGLSGRHQPRRAEVGEGEEEALDPRYAAAQEALGEGDIDRAVAEYQKLVDANPADSEAAAGLAMAKVLQRTRGVDLNAARAAAAADPDDVDAQTLCADLDLLGGHVEDAFNRLVGLVARSAGDERNKAREHLIGLFGAVGNEDPRVLKGRQALASALF; encoded by the coding sequence ATGACGCAGCAGCCCTTCTCCCGTCCCGGAGCGATCGACCTCGGCGCGCTGAAGCGCCCCGCTCAGCCGGCGGCCGGCGGCGCACCCGGCGGGGTGCCCGGCAGCGCGCTGGGGAGCGGCCAGGCCGGCGGTGTCACCGGCGGGACACCGGCCACGGGCGGCTCGGCGTACAGCGTCGAGCTGAGCCGCGACAACTTCCAGACCACGCTCGAGGCGTCGATGACGGCGCCTGTCCTGCTGATGTTCTACTCCGCCACCCGGATGCCCGAATCGGCGACCATGGCGCACGACCTGCGCCAGCTCTCCGACGAGTTCGAGGGCCGGTTCCTGGTCGGGCTGGTCGACATCGACGCCGCGCCCGAGATCGCCCAGGCGATGCAGATCCCCTCGATCCCGCTCCTCGTCGGCGTCATCGACGGCCGGCCGCAGCCGCTGCTGCAGGACATCGTCCCGATCGAGGAGCTGCGGACGATGCTGACCCAGGTCTCCCAGCAGCTGACGGTCTCGGGTCTCAGCGGGCGGCACCAGCCCCGTCGAGCCGAGGTCGGCGAGGGTGAGGAGGAGGCGCTGGATCCGCGCTACGCCGCGGCACAGGAGGCGCTCGGCGAGGGCGACATCGACAGAGCCGTCGCGGAGTACCAGAAGCTCGTGGACGCCAACCCCGCCGACAGCGAGGCGGCCGCCGGCCTGGCGATGGCGAAGGTGCTGCAGCGCACCCGCGGCGTCGACCTCAACGCCGCCCGGGCAGCCGCGGCGGCCGACCCCGACGACGTGGACGCGCAGACGCTCTGTGCCGATCTGGACCTGCTCGGCGGCCACGTCGAGGACGCCTTCAACCGCCTGGTCGGGCTGGTGGCGCGCAGCGCCGGGGACGAGCGGAACAAGGCCCGCGAGCACCTCATCGGTCTCTTCGGCGCCGTCGGGAACGAGGACCCGCGGGTGCTGAAGGGCCGGCAGGCGCTGGCCTCCGCGCTCTTCTGA
- a CDS encoding esterase-like activity of phytase family protein yields the protein MNRTTRISAAVAAVSAAAVLPLGAFAVGGSGPSACTPHRGAVAAAQNTVDHDQAALGAASKKKAKTAKAKAKRQRAVARATTRLARDEAALARAQAALIACQGSQPVPTVTATTTATATATTTATTTATATVTATATAVPTVPAYGGKAPADGTTLFPMTNPDGTTITSNGLWDGTTIVGSGYGSGLTPDTADGAGWFYGITDRGPNVGGPDGVKMDPVQGFQPAIGKFHLENGHAELAQVIGLTGFSGAPMNGLVPPDDATAHGTGSDIEDQYGAAAPHSANGIDSESVVVDPAGGFYVSDEYGPYIVHLDATGKETYRYSPYVAADPFDGTAAHPEHIYPLPSELIKRKENKGMEGLTLTPDGKYLVGIMQSPLDSNKGTSGTTAATTAKGAVARIVKVSTTDHSVQEYLYALHFTTANNPTVEANSEITALDATHFVVDERDGCFEGTDADDIAGSTACPAASVKDLWKIDLTDATDVGPHSPLLATPPTVGGSVATVTYHSNPATPLGTGNSGLNINGQSVEDITGASLPTAAVSALQADGITTVDSGNRTTAGELFLNYAGLVDHIDAGGRYFGHDKVEGVAIDPADPNVVYLADDSDFGITDVPADAGWPADSISHGGEKRVLGSGALKLLPGPGGLGTGAQDFGEIMKVDLAQIPAGYRG from the coding sequence GTGAACCGCACGACACGCATCTCGGCAGCGGTGGCCGCCGTCTCGGCCGCCGCGGTCCTCCCGCTCGGCGCCTTCGCCGTCGGCGGGTCGGGCCCATCCGCCTGCACGCCTCACCGCGGCGCCGTCGCCGCCGCCCAGAACACGGTCGACCACGACCAGGCCGCGCTGGGCGCAGCGAGCAAGAAGAAGGCGAAGACCGCCAAGGCGAAGGCGAAGAGGCAGAGGGCGGTGGCCAGGGCCACCACCCGACTGGCCCGCGACGAGGCGGCCCTCGCCCGTGCCCAGGCGGCGCTGATCGCGTGCCAGGGCTCGCAACCGGTGCCGACCGTCACCGCGACGACGACGGCCACGGCCACCGCCACCACGACTGCCACCACGACCGCCACCGCGACCGTCACGGCGACGGCCACCGCCGTCCCGACGGTCCCGGCGTACGGCGGCAAGGCTCCGGCGGACGGCACGACGCTGTTCCCGATGACGAACCCGGACGGGACCACCATCACCTCGAACGGCCTGTGGGACGGCACCACGATCGTCGGCAGTGGCTACGGCTCGGGGCTCACGCCGGACACCGCCGACGGAGCCGGCTGGTTCTACGGCATCACCGACCGCGGTCCCAACGTGGGCGGCCCCGACGGCGTGAAGATGGACCCGGTCCAGGGCTTCCAGCCGGCGATCGGAAAGTTCCACCTCGAGAACGGCCACGCCGAGCTCGCCCAGGTGATCGGCCTGACCGGCTTCTCCGGCGCTCCGATGAACGGCCTGGTGCCGCCGGACGACGCCACCGCCCACGGCACGGGCAGCGACATCGAGGACCAGTACGGCGCCGCCGCACCGCACAGCGCCAACGGCATCGACTCCGAGTCGGTGGTGGTCGACCCGGCGGGTGGCTTCTACGTCTCCGACGAGTACGGCCCCTACATCGTCCATCTCGACGCGACCGGCAAGGAGACCTACCGCTACAGCCCCTACGTCGCCGCGGACCCGTTCGACGGCACGGCCGCCCACCCGGAGCACATCTATCCCCTGCCCTCCGAGCTGATCAAGCGCAAGGAGAACAAGGGCATGGAAGGCCTGACCCTCACCCCCGACGGGAAGTACCTCGTCGGCATCATGCAGTCACCGCTGGACTCCAACAAGGGCACCAGCGGGACGACCGCCGCCACCACCGCCAAGGGCGCCGTCGCTCGCATCGTCAAGGTCAGCACGACCGACCACAGCGTGCAGGAGTACCTCTACGCGCTGCACTTCACCACTGCCAACAACCCGACCGTCGAGGCGAACAGCGAGATCACCGCGCTGGACGCCACGCACTTCGTGGTCGACGAGCGCGACGGCTGCTTCGAGGGGACCGACGCCGACGACATCGCGGGCTCAACGGCCTGCCCGGCGGCGTCCGTCAAGGACCTGTGGAAGATCGACCTGACCGATGCCACCGACGTCGGGCCGCACTCGCCGCTGCTCGCCACCCCGCCCACGGTCGGCGGCTCGGTCGCGACGGTGACCTACCACAGCAACCCGGCGACGCCGTTGGGCACCGGCAACTCCGGTCTCAACATCAACGGCCAGAGCGTCGAGGACATCACCGGCGCCTCGCTGCCCACAGCGGCGGTCTCCGCGCTGCAGGCCGACGGGATCACCACCGTCGACTCGGGCAACCGCACCACGGCCGGTGAGCTGTTCTTGAACTACGCGGGCCTGGTCGACCACATCGATGCCGGCGGCCGGTACTTCGGACACGACAAGGTGGAGGGCGTGGCGATCGATCCGGCCGACCCGAACGTGGTCTACCTGGCCGACGACTCCGACTTCGGGATCACCGACGTGCCGGCGGACGCAGGGTGGCCGGCGGACAGCATCAGCCACGGGGGCGAGAAGCGCGTCCTCGGCAGCGGCGCCCTCAAGCTGCTGCCGGGCCCCGGCGGCCTCGGCACCGGTGCGCAGGACTTCGGCGAGATCATGAAGGTCGACCTCGCCCAGATCCCGGCCGGCTACCGGGGCTGA
- the meaB gene encoding methylmalonyl Co-A mutase-associated GTPase MeaB: MPGRRDIEVADLVETARGGPGHRGSPRAVARLISLVEDADGVAGPLLREVMAMLSPHVGSAHVIGLTGAPGVGKSTTTNALVGELRRAGKRVGVLAVDPSSPFSGGALLGDRIRMTDHAGDPGVYIRSMASRGHLGGLSWSTPQAIRVLDGVGFDVVLVETVGVGQSEVEIAGLADTTVVLLAPGMGDGIQAAKAGILEVGDVYAINKSDRDGATKVRRDLRSMLALGTRDEAAWRPPVLAISAQSRTGLDELVESLEKHRTWLAESGALGARRERRAREEIEAIAVASLRARWEQGGREGLDDLAAAVAGGTLDPYAAADALLG, translated from the coding sequence ATGCCGGGACGCCGTGACATCGAGGTCGCCGACCTCGTCGAGACCGCCCGTGGAGGCCCCGGACACCGGGGCTCGCCGCGGGCGGTCGCTCGTCTCATCTCCCTGGTGGAGGACGCCGACGGCGTGGCAGGCCCGCTGCTGCGCGAGGTGATGGCGATGCTCTCGCCGCACGTCGGGTCAGCGCACGTGATCGGGTTGACCGGCGCTCCCGGCGTCGGGAAGTCGACCACCACCAACGCCCTGGTGGGCGAGCTGCGTCGGGCCGGCAAGCGCGTGGGTGTGCTGGCGGTCGACCCGTCCTCGCCCTTCTCCGGGGGAGCCTTGCTAGGCGACCGGATCCGGATGACCGACCACGCGGGGGACCCCGGCGTCTACATCCGTTCGATGGCCTCCCGCGGCCACCTCGGCGGCCTGTCGTGGAGCACCCCGCAGGCGATCCGGGTGCTCGACGGCGTCGGGTTCGACGTCGTGCTGGTGGAGACCGTCGGTGTGGGCCAGTCGGAGGTGGAGATCGCCGGTCTGGCCGACACCACGGTGGTGCTGCTCGCGCCCGGGATGGGCGACGGCATCCAGGCGGCCAAGGCCGGCATTCTCGAGGTCGGCGACGTCTACGCGATCAACAAGTCCGACCGCGACGGTGCCACGAAGGTACGTCGCGACCTGCGCAGCATGCTGGCCCTCGGCACCCGGGACGAGGCCGCCTGGCGGCCGCCGGTCCTGGCGATCTCCGCGCAGAGCCGCACCGGCCTCGACGAGCTCGTCGAGTCGCTGGAGAAGCACCGCACCTGGTTGGCGGAGTCCGGCGCGTTGGGCGCGCGCCGGGAGCGGCGGGCCCGGGAGGAGATCGAGGCGATAGCGGTGGCGTCGCTGCGGGCCCGCTGGGAGCAAGGAGGCCGCGAGGGCCTCGACGACCTCGCCGCGGCGGTGGCGGGTGGAACGCTGGACCCCTACGCGGCGGCCGACGCGCTGCTGGGCTGA